A genome region from Cucumis sativus cultivar 9930 chromosome 4, Cucumber_9930_V3, whole genome shotgun sequence includes the following:
- the LOC101206392 gene encoding uncharacterized protein LOC101206392 isoform X2 produces the protein MGCSVIMRNPLLFLAFIVPIVSFQVDSAASGPLARHLSSLLKWTGSSKTPQPDGNAIQFESGYLVETIVEGNEIGMVPYKIRVSEDGELFAVDSVNSNVVKVSPPLSRYSRARLVAGSFQGYKGHVDGKPSDARFNQPKGITIDDKGNVYVADTLNLAIRKIVDAGVTTIAGGKTNVPGYSDGPGEEAKFSNDFDVIYVRRTCSLLVVDRGNAALRQISLNKEDCDYQYGSVSTSDVAMFIGALLIGYFTYMLQHGFRLSFFTFMSEHLETETKELSKGKQTKLVSTIKEETWWESFGQVVAELYKQAIELLPGNLKSFLRPYFRSEDNKEKGLTPLKDALKMPEDEIKTNVSLKQKTVTPLSETKHASIKHDELKPPKMKSSIKNPSLLNKHSHSGQEYAEFYGTGMVSSSLSRSKGQKDRSRHRQKEKGLDILTGTLGAEPKLAEMRTDYNEPKFDQYNIRNKYRYDSSSFHF, from the exons ATGGGTTGTTCGGTTATCATGAGAAATCCCCTTCTCTTCCTTGCTTTCATAGTCCCAATTGTTAGTTTTCAAGTTGATTCTGCTGCTTCTG GACCATTGGCAAGGCATTTGTCTTCTCTTCTTAAATGGACTGGTTCTTCCAAAACTCCTCAACCAG ATGGGAATGCTATTCAGTTTGAGAGTGGCTACTTAGTTGAAACTATTGtagagggaaatgaaattggaatggTTCCTTACAAGATTCGTGTCTCCGAGGATGGTGAACTCTTTGCTGTTGATTCGGTTAATAGCAATGTTGTCAAGGTTTCTCCGCCATTGTCTCGAT ATAGTAGAGCGAGATTGGTTGCTGGGTCTTTCCAGGGGTACAAAGGGCATGTCGATGGGAAACCAAGTGATGCTCGGTTCAATCAGCCAAAAGGCATAACTATAGATGATAAAGGAAATGTGTATGTTGCTGATACCCTGAATCTTGCCATCAGAAAGATTGTTGATGCCG GTGTGACAACAATAGCAGGAGGCAAGACAAATGTTCCAGGCTATAGCGATGGGCCTGGTGAGGAAGCCAagttttcaaatgattttgatgtCATATATGTCAGGCGTACCTGTTCGTTGTTGGTTGTTGATAGAGGAAATGCTGCACTTCGCCAAATATCTCTTAACAAGGAGGATTGTGATTACCAATATGGTTCAGTTTCTACCTCAG ATGTTGCCATGTTCATTGGTGCTCTTCTAATAGGATACTTTACGTATATGCTTCAGCATGGATTCAGGCTGTCATTCTTCACTTTTATG AGTGAACATTTGGAGACTGAAACTAAAGAACTGAGCAAGGGGAAACAGACTAAGCTTGTAAGTAccataaaagaagaaacatggTGGGAGTCTTTTGGACAGGTCGTTGCCGAACTTTACAAGCAAGCAATCGAATTGCTGCCCGGAAACCTCAAATCCTTTCTTCGGCCTTACTTTAGATCAGAGGATAACAAGGAGAAAGGTCTAACTCCTTTGAAAGATGCTCTCAAGATGCCAGAAGATGAGATCAAGACCAATGTGTCCTTGAAACAGAAAACTGTCACTCCTCTCTCTGAAACCAAGCATGCCTCAATCAAACACGATGAATTGAAGCCaccaaaaatgaaatcaagTATCAAGAATCCATCTCTCCTAAACAAGCACAGCCATTCAGGACAAGAGTACGCTGAGTTTTACGGGACAGGCATGGTTTCTTCTTCCCTCAGCCGGTCCAAGGGCCAGAAGGATAGATCAAGACATCGACAGAAAGAGAAAGGATTAGATATCTTAACAGGCACACTCGGGGCTGAACCAAAACTTGCAGAGATGAGGACGGATTATAACGAGCCAAAGTTTGACCAGTACAATATCAGGAATAAATACAGATATGATTCTTCATCCTTCCATTTCTGA
- the LOC101206157 gene encoding protein transport protein Sec61 subunit alpha, producing the protein MGGGFRVLHLARPFLSFLPEVQNADRKVPFREKVIYTVISLFVFLVCSQLPLYGIHSTTGADPFYWMRVILASNRGTVMELGITPIVTSGMVMQLLVGSKIIEIDNNVREDRALLNGAQKLLGILIAIGEAVAYVLSGMYGSVGQLGAGNAILIIIQLCFAGIIVICLDELLQKGYGLGSGISLFIATNICENIIWKAFSPTTINSGRGIEFEGAVIALFHLLIIRSDKIQALREAFYRQNLPNVTNLLATVFIFLIVIYFQGFRVVLPVRSKNARGQQGSYPIKLFYTSNMPIILQSALVSNVYFISQLLYRKFSGNFIVNLLGIWKESEYSAGQSVPVGGLAYYITAPSSFADMAANPFHAMFYLVFMLSACALFSKTWIEVSGSSARDVAKQLKEQQMVMPGHRESNLQKELNRYIPTAAAFGGICIGALTVLADFMGAIGSGTGILLAVTIIYQYFETFEKEKSNELGFFGF; encoded by the exons atgggGGGTGGATTTCGAGTTCTTCACTTAGCCAGACCGTTTCTTTCATTCCTCCCAGAAGTTCAGAACGCTGACCGAAAAGTGCCATTTAGAGAGAAAGTCATTTACACTGTGATTTCTCTTTTCGTCTTTTTGGTTTGCAGCCAACTCCCTCTGTATGGCATACACTCCACTACGGGTGCAGATCCATTTTACTGGATGCGTGTGATTCTTGCTTCAAATCGTGGCACTGTCATGGAGCTTGGAATAACCCCCATTGTCACATCTGGGATGGTGATGCAGCTCTTAGTTGGATCtaaaatcattgaaattgACAACAATGTGAGAGAGGACCGTGCACTCTT AAATGGGGCACAAAAATTGCTTGGTATACTCATAGCAATTGGGGAGGCAGTGGCTTATGTTCTCTCTGGCATGTATGGTAGTGTTGGTCAACTTGGAGCGGGAAATGccattcttattattattcagCTTTGCTTTGCTGGTATCATCGTCATTTGTTTAGATGAGCTTCTTCAGAAAGGATATGGCCTTGGCTCTGGAATTTCCCTCTTTATTGCTACCAATATCTG TGAGAACATTATTTGGAAAGCATTTAGTCCCACTACAATCAACAGTGGACGAGGAATTGAATTTGAAGGAGCCGTAATCGCTCTATTTCATCTGTTAATAATTCGATCAGACAAAATCCAAGCACTTCGTGAAGCATTTTACCGACAAAATCTTCCCAACGTGACAAATCTGCTTGCAAcagtttttatctttttaattgtgATCTACTTCCAAGGATTCCGTGTGGTTTTGCCTGTGAGGTCAAAGAATGCTCGAGGTCAACAAGGTTCATACCCAATCAAGCTGTTCTACACTTCCAACATGCCAATCATTCTACAATCTGCACTTGTCTCAAATGTTTATTTCATCTCTCAG TTGCTGTATAGGAAGTTCAGTGGAAACTTCATCGTGAATCTTTTGGGTATATGGAAAGAATCTGAGTATTCAGCTGGTCAATCTGTTCCTGTGGGTGGTCTTGCCTATTATATCACTGCACCTTCAAG CTTCGCTGATATGGCAGCCAATCCTTTTCATGCCATGTTCTATCTGGTTTTTATGTTGTCGGCTTGTGCTCTTTTCTCGAAAACTTGGATTGAAGTATCCGGATCTTCTGCTCGAGACGTTGCTAAGCAGCTTAAG GAACAACAAATGGTGATGCCTGGACATCGGGAATCAAACCTACAGAAAGAGCTGAACCGCTACATACCAACTGCGGCTGCATTTGGAGGCATATGCATTGGTGCCCTCACCGTGTTGGCTGATTTTATGGGCGCAATTGGTTCAGGGACAGGAATCCTTCTTGCAGTCACCATCATTTACCAATACTTTGAAACTTTTGAGAAGGAAAAATCCAACGAGCTTGGCTTTTTCGGCTTCTAG
- the LOC101202933 gene encoding uncharacterized protein LOC101202933 — protein MAEIETLGILQDIESLVADKLQVVSYKWLSRSYLISSDTAKRLLQEFVEKHESGLQVVYALSGWLKKDPPSYHIRLVSGSKLPEAKQDFDGTCSIQVYSVQASIPKDPAALWNAEFVQAEELFKQPFTADNCLRDNRFCGISNSYVKRNVDEIPASVAASQPKSAVDLESSKKMTSYQNTTVLQPQKSEMPKVSPNVGLQSSTVVKEVKSEGNRTDHQASKPIAVKEKVASLPTNKKKGQGDKTCSSTGSSLANLWGRVPTKSKLGDDHADANRATAANPTVSSAEAQICAHEALQIENSDDDEQDVNIKRSSNESGRKRRVVFDFSDDEEFEDAVSLASPENPKDQSCLDLKQHTELPKGKAHLNNDEQLNGKLKIKEEKTSELEQSLVEEKQHNCSTEKNEVCAHENDSIKVENPVDATPASPKRRKVLRTRIDDRGREVNEVVWEGEEQKQKKDDVSSAKISDQKAVETTTNRPPAAKKSPALGNGGANPAVKAGAKKPGNAAGPKQGNILSFFKRV, from the exons ATGGCTGAAATCGAAACCCTAGGTATTCTCCAAGACATTGAATCCCTCGTCGCCGATAAGCTTCAAGTG GTTTCCTACAAGTGGCTGAGTCGAAGTTATTTGATATCTTCAGATACTGCCAAGAG GTTGCTTCAagaatttgttgaaaaacaTGAAAGTGGATTACAAGTGGTCTATGCCTTATCCGGATGGTTGAAGAAGGATCCTCCAAGTTACCATATTAGGCTGGTTTCTGGCTCAAAACTTCCTG AAGCAAAGCAAGATTTTGATGGCACCTGCTCTATTCAAGTTTATAGTGTTCAAGCTTCCATTCCAAAGGATCCAGCTGCACTTTGGAATGCTGAATTTGTTCAGGCAGAAGAGCTCTTCAAGCAGCCCTTCACTGCTGACAACTGTTTGCGAGATAACAG GTTCTGTGGGATTTCCAATTCCTACGTCAAGCGCAATGTTGATGAGATACCTGCAAGCGTTGCAGCTTCTCAGCCAAAAAGTGCAGTAGATTTAGAATCGAGCAAAAAGATGACAAGTTATCAAAATACTACTGTTCTACAACCTCAAAAAAGTGAAATGCCAAAAGTTAGTCCTAATGTTGGCCTACAAAGTTCCACTGTTGTCAAAGAAGTCAAAAGTGAAGGCAACCGTACAGACCATCAAGCCTCCAAGCCTATtgcagtaaaagaaaaagttgctTCCTTACCTACTAATAAGAAGAAAGGTCAAGGTGATAAAACCTGTTCCAGTACTGGAAGCTCATTAGCAAATTTATGGGGACGTGTCCCTACCAAGTCTAAGCTTGGTGACGATCATGCAGATGCAAATCGTGCTACTGCAGCAAATCCTACTG TATCTAGTGCAGAGGCACAAATTTGCGCTCATGAAGCACTCCAGATTGAAAACAGTGATGACGATGAGCAAGATGTAAATATCAAAAGAAGTTCGAATGAAAGCGGAAGAAAAAGGAGGGTTGTTTTTGATTTCTCAGATGATGAAGAATTTGAAGATGCAGTCAGTTTGGCATCACCTGAAAACCCAAAGGATCAATCATGTCTAGATCTGAAGCAACACACAGAACTGCCTAAAGGGAAAGCTCATTTGAACAATGACGAACAACTAAATGGAAAGCTGAAAATCAAGGAGGAAAAGACAAGTGAACTAGAGCAATCTttagtagaagaaaaacaacataatTGCTCCActgagaaaaatgaagtttgtgCCCATGAAAATGACTCTATTAAGGTAGAAAATCCGGTCGATGCTACTCCGGCTTCACCCAAGAGGAGAAAAGTATTGAGGACAAGAATTGATGATCGTGGGAGAGAAG TAAATGAGGTGGTTTGGGAGGGTGAAGAGcagaaacaaaagaaggatGATGTCTCTTCAGCAAAGATATCTGATCAAAAAGCAGTAGAGACTACTACGAACAG GCCTCCTGCGGCTAAGAAGTCACCGGCATTGGGCAATGGTGGTGCAAATCCAGCAGTGAAAGCAGGTGCCAAAAAACCTGGAAATGCAGCTGGCCCCAAACAGGGaaacattctttcttttttcaagagGGTTTGA
- the LOC101206626 gene encoding ubiquitin domain-containing protein 1: MGCAGSSQAKGDGSVKKIRKPKPWKNPQPITKTDLVRMRDEFWDTAPHYGGRKEIWDALRAAAEADLTLAQAIVDSAGIIVQSADLTICYDERGAKYELPKYVLSEPTNLV, translated from the exons ATGGGTTGTGCCGGATCGTCGCAGGCCAAAGGCGACG GGTCTGTGAAAAAAATCCGGAAGCCTAAACCTTGGAAGAATCCCCAGCCAATAACAAAGACAGATCTTGTGCGGATGCGTGATGAATTTTGGGATACTGCACCTCATTATGGTGGCAGAAAAG AGATCTGGGATGCACTTCGAGCTGCTGCAGAAGCTGATTTGACGCTAGCACAAGCAATTGTGGATAGTGCAGGGATCATTGTACAAAGTGCTGATTTAACCATTTGTTATGATGAAAGAG GTGCGAAATACGAATTGCCTAAGTATGTTTTGAGCGAGCCAACAAACTTGGTTTGA
- the LOC101206392 gene encoding uncharacterized protein LOC101206392 isoform X1, producing the protein MGCSVIMRNPLLFLAFIVPIVSFQVDSAASGPLARHLSSLLKWTGSSKTPQPDGNAIQFESGYLVETIVEGNEIGMVPYKIRVSEDGELFAVDSVNSNVVKVSPPLSRYSRARLVAGSFQGYKGHVDGKPSDARFNQPKGITIDDKGNVYVADTLNLAIRKIVDAGVTTIAGGKTNVPGYSDGPGEEAKFSNDFDVIYVRRTCSLLVVDRGNAALRQISLNKEDCDYQYGSVSTSDVAMFIGALLIGYFTYMLQHGFRLSFFTFMVQSEHLETETKELSKGKQTKLVSTIKEETWWESFGQVVAELYKQAIELLPGNLKSFLRPYFRSEDNKEKGLTPLKDALKMPEDEIKTNVSLKQKTVTPLSETKHASIKHDELKPPKMKSSIKNPSLLNKHSHSGQEYAEFYGTGMVSSSLSRSKGQKDRSRHRQKEKGLDILTGTLGAEPKLAEMRTDYNEPKFDQYNIRNKYRYDSSSFHF; encoded by the exons ATGGGTTGTTCGGTTATCATGAGAAATCCCCTTCTCTTCCTTGCTTTCATAGTCCCAATTGTTAGTTTTCAAGTTGATTCTGCTGCTTCTG GACCATTGGCAAGGCATTTGTCTTCTCTTCTTAAATGGACTGGTTCTTCCAAAACTCCTCAACCAG ATGGGAATGCTATTCAGTTTGAGAGTGGCTACTTAGTTGAAACTATTGtagagggaaatgaaattggaatggTTCCTTACAAGATTCGTGTCTCCGAGGATGGTGAACTCTTTGCTGTTGATTCGGTTAATAGCAATGTTGTCAAGGTTTCTCCGCCATTGTCTCGAT ATAGTAGAGCGAGATTGGTTGCTGGGTCTTTCCAGGGGTACAAAGGGCATGTCGATGGGAAACCAAGTGATGCTCGGTTCAATCAGCCAAAAGGCATAACTATAGATGATAAAGGAAATGTGTATGTTGCTGATACCCTGAATCTTGCCATCAGAAAGATTGTTGATGCCG GTGTGACAACAATAGCAGGAGGCAAGACAAATGTTCCAGGCTATAGCGATGGGCCTGGTGAGGAAGCCAagttttcaaatgattttgatgtCATATATGTCAGGCGTACCTGTTCGTTGTTGGTTGTTGATAGAGGAAATGCTGCACTTCGCCAAATATCTCTTAACAAGGAGGATTGTGATTACCAATATGGTTCAGTTTCTACCTCAG ATGTTGCCATGTTCATTGGTGCTCTTCTAATAGGATACTTTACGTATATGCTTCAGCATGGATTCAGGCTGTCATTCTTCACTTTTATG GTGCAGAGTGAACATTTGGAGACTGAAACTAAAGAACTGAGCAAGGGGAAACAGACTAAGCTTGTAAGTAccataaaagaagaaacatggTGGGAGTCTTTTGGACAGGTCGTTGCCGAACTTTACAAGCAAGCAATCGAATTGCTGCCCGGAAACCTCAAATCCTTTCTTCGGCCTTACTTTAGATCAGAGGATAACAAGGAGAAAGGTCTAACTCCTTTGAAAGATGCTCTCAAGATGCCAGAAGATGAGATCAAGACCAATGTGTCCTTGAAACAGAAAACTGTCACTCCTCTCTCTGAAACCAAGCATGCCTCAATCAAACACGATGAATTGAAGCCaccaaaaatgaaatcaagTATCAAGAATCCATCTCTCCTAAACAAGCACAGCCATTCAGGACAAGAGTACGCTGAGTTTTACGGGACAGGCATGGTTTCTTCTTCCCTCAGCCGGTCCAAGGGCCAGAAGGATAGATCAAGACATCGACAGAAAGAGAAAGGATTAGATATCTTAACAGGCACACTCGGGGCTGAACCAAAACTTGCAGAGATGAGGACGGATTATAACGAGCCAAAGTTTGACCAGTACAATATCAGGAATAAATACAGATATGATTCTTCATCCTTCCATTTCTGA
- the LOC101206873 gene encoding gamma-glutamyl hydrolase 2 produces the protein MFKKVVGFKPTISEHPNRRFHFSSPSPFSPSSVSLFKYTWLFFLFIISLEFSLVRAVHPYPNILLPSQSVLDSSPSCTAMDPRLNYRPVIGILSHPGDGASGRLSNATNASYIAASYVKFVESAGARVIPLIYTEPLEVIFEKLSLVNGVLFTGGWAKEGLYYSVAQKIFEKILERNDAGDRFPLYGVCLGFEILSMIISKNRNILEPFNASYMASTLQFVDNVNIQGTVFQRFPHYLLEKLSTDCIVFQNHYFGISPETFAQNEELTKFFQILTTSSDKDNKVYVSSVQAWHYPVTAFQWHPEKNAFEWGYSVIPHTEHAVEVTQHVANYLVSEARKSLNKPPAQKVIENLIYNYSPTFGGKAGKGFDEVYIFA, from the exons ATGTTCAAAAAAGTGGTTGGCTTCAAGCCCACCATTTCTGAACACCCCAACCGCCGCTTCcacttctcttctccttcccctTTTTCTCCGTCTTCTGTTTCCCTCTTCAAATACACATGGCTTTTCTTCCTATTCATAATATCACTCGAATTTAGCCTCGTTCGCGCAGTTCATCCCTACCCCAACATCCTCCTCCCGTCTCAATCTGTCCTTGACTCGTCGCCTTCTTGTACAGCAATGGATCCGAGGTTGAATTACCGGCCGGTGATCGGAATCCTTAGCCACCCTGGCGATGGTGCTTCCGGCAGATTAAGCAACGCGACGAATGCGTCTTATATAGCTGCTTCGTATGTCAAGTTTGTCGAATCGGCTGGAGCAAGAGTTATTCCGCTTATATATACCGAGCCGCTTGAGGTTATTTTCGAG AAGCTTAGTTTGGTGAATGGAGTGCTCTTCACAGGAGGATGGGCTAAAGAGGGTCTATACTATTCCGTTGCTCAGAAGATTTTTGAG AAAATTTTGGAGAGGAATGATGCTGGAGATCGTTTCCCTTTATATGGCGTTTGCTTGGGTTTTGAAATCTTAAGCATGATCATCAGCAAG AATAGGAACATTCTTGAACCATTTAATGCATCGTATATGGCATCCACACTTCAATTTGTGGACAATGTAAATATTCAAGGAACAGTCTTCCAAAG ATTTCCACATTATTTACTGGAGAAATTGAGTACAGATTGTATTGTTTTCCAAAACCATTAT TTTGGTATCTCGCCAGAGACATTTGCACAAAATGAAGAATTGACCAAATTTTTTCAGATATTGACAACTAGTAGTGACAAAGACAATAAG GTCTATGTCTCCTCTGTACAAGCTTGGCATTATCCTGTGACTGCATTTCAATGGCATCCAGAG AAAAACGCATTTGAGTGGGGCTACTCCGTGATTCCGCACACAGAGCATGCGGTTGAAGTGACACAACATGTTGCCAACTACTTAGTCAG TGAGGCCAGGAAATCATTGAACAAACCACCTGCACAAAAGGTCATTGAAAATCTCATCTACAACTATAGCCCAACTTTTGGCGGCAAGGCTGG GAAGGGATTTGATGAAGTTTACATATTCGCATAG